Proteins encoded within one genomic window of Empedobacter falsenii:
- a CDS encoding lipocalin-like domain-containing protein yields the protein MKKIILILLILFSSKIFSQQLKPDNVIGFWKLQESGFYENGKKVSKEFDDCRLMRNYTIWDNGYAIYNYVEGNNGNCFPSEPRLTLWRIVDNRIQFYIDDYIFEDRIVKINQDNTITFETYIDKKIVDSDKEFEKIANTISYDILRKQ from the coding sequence ATGAAAAAAATTATTTTAATTCTATTAATCTTATTCTCTTCAAAAATTTTTTCTCAACAATTAAAACCTGATAATGTGATTGGTTTTTGGAAATTACAAGAATCTGGCTTTTATGAAAATGGCAAAAAAGTGTCTAAAGAATTTGATGATTGTCGGTTAATGAGAAATTATACAATTTGGGATAATGGATATGCTATTTATAATTATGTAGAAGGAAATAATGGCAATTGTTTTCCTAGTGAGCCTCGATTAACATTGTGGCGAATTGTTGATAATAGAATTCAATTTTACATTGATGATTATATTTTTGAAGATAGAATTGTGAAAATTAATCAAGATAATACGATAACTTTTGAAACATATATTGATAAAAAAATTGTAGATTCAGATAAAGAATTCGAGAAAATAGCAAACACAATCAGTTATGATATTTTACGTAAACAATAA